The following proteins are co-located in the Argopecten irradians isolate NY chromosome 9, Ai_NY, whole genome shotgun sequence genome:
- the LOC138331019 gene encoding uncharacterized protein, whose protein sequence is MHALQLPVTDLEPPPPGPITRYNIDVFEPRVDLWWTAATGLVEKYKVVLRNCEAEVVAEVVTEETELSIPFPIINNKISPAFNVEVYSLAYGVHSKPQTERVHVEVNRRAKGSLKLKLTVGSGGGSGHRGNRAVNPFSDNAVINNKISPAFNVEIYSLAYGVHSKPQTERVHVEDFYLIIQELHATQEDSKSVILSWNHPFYRLVDSYEVQWTEEHSDQYTVMAVDSETTSVIIPDLTPDTTYKFRMASVLPKACILEGNFLSTDITVTLGPSMPGNVDQVASTITSTSFDLHWKASEILVDHYIVKISGDSSFRAEYKTEDQTPSVRIENLEMNTFYQLDIYAVRGNMKSVARTEVLKTKNIQVYWGCMMTAILTGGFAAVGVSAFAPVLGAFGFGAAGIGKGTLAASWMSTYGGSVASGGLFSTLQSLGVVGLTASAKAAIIATGMALGCIVEVV, encoded by the exons ATGCATGCTTTACAATTACCTGTCACTG ATCTTGAGCCCCCACCACCCGGTCCAATAACGCGGTACAACATCGATGTTTTTGAACCACGGGTAGATCTGTGGTGGACGGCTGCGACCGGACTTGTGGAGAAGTATAAAGTGGTATTGAGGAACTGTGAGGCGGAAGTGGTGGCGGAAGTGGTCACAGAGGAAACAGAGTTGTCAATCCCTTTTCCGATTATCAACAATAAGATATCACCTGCCTTTAATGTGGAGGTTTATTCTTTGGCATATGGCGTACATAGTAAACCTCAAACTGAAAGGGTTCATGTGGAAG tgaatagacGAGCAAAAGGAAGTCTTAAGTTG AAATTGACCGTCGGTAGTGGTGGCGGAAGTGGTCACAGAGGAAACAGAGCTGTCAATCCCTTTTCCGATAACGCGGTCATCAACAATAAGATATCACCTGCCTTTAATGTGGAGATTTATTCTTTGGCATATGGCGTACATAGTAAACCTCAAACTGAAAGGGTTCATGTGGAAG ATTTCTATCTGATCATTCAAGAACTTCATGCTACACAAGAGGACTCGAAATCTGTAATACTATCGTGGAATCATCCTTTCTACCGATTAGTAGACAGCTATGAGGTTCAGTGGACAGAGGAACATTCCGATCAGTACACTGTTATGGCTGTAGACTCAGAGACGACTTCAGTTATCATACCGGATCTGACACCCGATACAACGTATAAATTCAGAATGGCGTCCGTCCTACCCAAAGCCTGTATACTCGAGGGGAATTTTCTTTCAACGGACATCACTGTTACTTTAG gaCCTAGTATGCCTGGTAATGTCGATCAAGTAGCAAGTACCATTACATCGACATCATTCGACTTGCACTGGAAAGCTTCTGAGATACTTGTGGATCACTACATCGTGAAGATTTCCGGGGATTCTTCATTCAGGGCAGAATATAAGACAGAAGACCAAACTCCATCAGTACGGATAGAAAACCTGGAGATGAACACTTTCTACCAGCTGGATATATACGCTGTCAGAGGCAACATGAAAAGTGTGGCTCGAACGGAGGTGCTAAAGACTAAAAACATACAAG TCTACTGGGGATGTATGATGACGGCCATTTTGACAGGCGGGTTTGCTGCTGTTGGCGTATCTGCCTTTGCACCTGTCCTTGGCGCTTTCGGATTCGGGGCAGCAGGGATAGGAAAAGGTACCCTGGCAGCATCCTGGATGTCGACCTATGGGGGAAGTGTAGCCTCCGGGGGACTTTTCTCTACTCTACAATCTCTCGGAGTTGTCGGCCTTACGGCCTCGGCTAAAGCAGCAATAATAGCAACCGGGATGGCATTGGGATGTATCGTGGAAGTGGTGTAA